One segment of bacterium DNA contains the following:
- the tldD gene encoding metalloprotease TldD (responsible for the proteolytic maturation of the E. coli pMccB17 plasmid-encoded microcin B17, an exported protein that targets the essential topoisomerase II DNA gyrase; degrades the E. coli plasmid F-encoded CcdA) has protein sequence MTLPDLTHRQIATAFANGFDHILDYDALSKICESARVKGADFSEVYIERRLSTWITLVEDKINVVRAGIKAGAGVRVIRGTHVGYAYCEDLRPESIEIAAKTAAYITHEGSPESFSNPVNVTPPRTDQSVTFYRLESDGKKKTDLLRRANSAARDEDNRVKEVSCTYYDEEKEIRIVNSDGLQCDDQRSLYGFHVFVLTGDGGKNNFGYATGGGRYPFTYFEKRTPEMIARDASRQALRKLRSCECPAGQFPVVINKGWGGVLIHEAVGHGLESDFNRRGSSVYTGKIGQKVASEYVTIIDDGTILNGRGSSNSDDEGTITKKNILIDNGILKNYLYDNYNARLMNAVPTGNGRRESFAQLPMPRMTNTYIARGKDNPEDLIRSVKWGLYAQTLGGGQVDIASGNFVFEVQEGYWIENGKITYPVLGANLIGNGPDILNKIDAIGNDLEIETGAGACSKEGQNIPVGVGQPTIKIGEMTIGGTGLRRL, from the coding sequence ATGACTCTTCCAGATCTTACTCATAGACAAATTGCGACGGCATTTGCAAATGGCTTTGACCATATTTTGGATTATGACGCTTTATCCAAAATTTGTGAGTCTGCGCGCGTGAAGGGCGCCGACTTTTCAGAGGTATACATTGAACGGCGTCTGTCGACATGGATTACCTTGGTAGAGGACAAGATCAATGTAGTTCGGGCCGGCATTAAAGCAGGCGCCGGAGTCCGTGTGATTCGCGGCACACACGTTGGCTATGCTTATTGTGAGGATCTCCGCCCGGAGAGTATCGAAATCGCCGCAAAAACGGCAGCGTATATCACTCATGAAGGCAGTCCGGAATCTTTCTCAAACCCGGTTAATGTAACTCCACCACGAACGGATCAGTCAGTTACGTTCTACCGGCTCGAATCCGATGGTAAGAAAAAGACTGACTTGTTGCGCCGGGCCAACTCAGCCGCGCGCGACGAAGACAACCGCGTAAAGGAAGTAAGTTGCACCTACTATGACGAAGAAAAGGAGATTCGTATTGTTAATTCCGACGGGTTGCAATGCGATGACCAACGCTCGCTTTACGGGTTTCATGTGTTTGTTCTGACGGGCGATGGAGGCAAAAATAATTTCGGATACGCAACCGGCGGAGGCCGATATCCTTTTACCTATTTTGAAAAGAGAACTCCGGAGATGATCGCGCGTGACGCGTCCCGGCAGGCGCTGCGCAAACTAAGATCGTGTGAATGTCCGGCGGGACAATTCCCGGTTGTTATCAATAAAGGCTGGGGCGGCGTGCTGATCCATGAAGCCGTCGGCCACGGACTTGAAAGTGATTTTAACCGGCGAGGTTCATCTGTCTACACGGGAAAAATCGGCCAAAAAGTTGCTTCAGAATATGTAACGATCATCGATGACGGTACCATACTCAACGGGCGCGGATCATCGAATTCCGACGATGAAGGAACGATCACAAAAAAAAATATCCTGATAGACAATGGAATTTTAAAAAATTATTTGTATGATAACTACAATGCGCGTTTGATGAATGCGGTGCCGACAGGCAACGGCAGAAGGGAGAGTTTTGCGCAACTTCCGATGCCGCGCATGACCAATACTTATATCGCGCGTGGAAAAGATAATCCGGAAGATTTGATTCGCTCCGTCAAATGGGGCCTGTATGCTCAAACTCTTGGCGGCGGTCAGGTTGACATTGCCAGCGGCAATTTCGTATTTGAAGTTCAGGAAGGATACTGGATCGAAAACGGTAAGATCACGTATCCGGTGCTCGGCGCAAATTTGATAGGCAATGGGCCGGACATTCTCAATAAGATCGATGCAATAGGAAATGATTTAGAAATAGAAACCGGCGCCGGCGCCTGCAGTAAAGAGGGTCAAAATATTCCCGTTGGGGTCGGACAGCCGACTATAAAGATAGGTGAAATGACCATCGGCGGAACTGGTTTAAGGAGGCTATAA
- a CDS encoding prolipoprotein diacylglyceryl transferase: protein MIPTLFEIPIFGGIPIHSFGLMLALSFLTTSFVLKKLFKRANYPVDLADQVILVAAIAGLAGSKFYYLLFEAFDRFMKHPIDMLFSGAGLTWYGGFVLAMISIIWLIRKNKLPILKSIDMISVPLPLGYGIGRIGCHLAGDGDYGKPWDGVFATDYSRGIVPPSQAFYGTEIAKDYPNGIVPDHTLCHPTPMYETVFSVIIFAILWYTTKKKLPTGFQISLYFMLGGLQRFLIEFLRINPKVAFDLSGAQLISLVLIMFGGIWMFWAFKIQPKAELNKISAKIK, encoded by the coding sequence ATGATACCGACTCTTTTTGAAATTCCGATTTTCGGCGGCATACCGATTCACAGCTTTGGCCTGATGCTGGCATTGTCATTTCTTACGACAAGTTTTGTGCTTAAGAAATTATTTAAGCGGGCAAATTATCCGGTGGATTTGGCCGATCAGGTTATATTGGTCGCGGCCATTGCCGGGTTGGCCGGATCAAAGTTCTATTACCTTCTCTTTGAAGCATTTGACCGATTTATGAAGCATCCGATAGACATGCTTTTTTCCGGCGCAGGTCTGACATGGTACGGCGGGTTTGTTCTTGCTATGATAAGCATCATCTGGCTGATCAGAAAAAATAAGTTGCCGATACTGAAATCGATTGACATGATATCGGTACCGTTGCCGTTAGGATATGGCATCGGGCGTATCGGTTGCCATCTGGCGGGCGACGGAGATTACGGTAAGCCCTGGGACGGCGTTTTTGCAACGGATTATTCCAGAGGCATCGTACCGCCATCGCAGGCTTTTTACGGAACGGAGATTGCAAAAGATTATCCTAACGGAATTGTACCGGACCACACGTTGTGCCATCCAACACCAATGTATGAAACCGTATTCTCCGTTATTATTTTTGCTATACTATGGTATACCACGAAGAAAAAACTGCCAACCGGGTTTCAGATTTCACTTTATTTTATGCTTGGCGGGCTTCAGCGTTTCCTGATCGAATTTCTCCGCATAAATCCGAAAGTTGCTTTCGATCTCAGCGGCGCACAGCTGATCAGCCTGGTTTTGATAATGTTTGGGGGAATCTGGATGTTTTGGGCTTTCAAAATACAACCTAAAGCGGAATTGA
- a CDS encoding response regulator: MSDASLHQSIDVFTKRTGLIVSQNHGDAQEMEFNLSTLLGINILLCQSIPDAQLILKAEPIDIVILDTKMDHPNPFVICKFIKSDEALWNIPVVALLSENALNNRSHALNYGADDFIMRPFDYSEVYSRTRAQLRLRELYLQLLKDERLKVLFEMAGAAAHELAQPVTGAMALIQVILAKREKEITDVDTEMKMLYECLQRATDVIHKIQRIRKYETTAYAGSSQIIDINKASDSNR; encoded by the coding sequence ATGAGCGACGCTAGTCTGCATCAATCCATTGATGTTTTTACGAAGAGAACCGGATTGATTGTAAGCCAGAATCATGGCGATGCGCAGGAAATGGAATTTAATTTATCTACGCTTTTGGGCATCAATATTCTTTTATGCCAATCGATACCCGATGCGCAGTTGATCTTAAAGGCGGAGCCTATTGACATCGTTATTCTCGATACTAAGATGGATCATCCAAATCCGTTTGTCATTTGTAAATTTATCAAGTCCGATGAAGCCTTGTGGAATATTCCTGTCGTCGCGCTGTTATCGGAAAACGCATTGAATAACCGCAGTCATGCGCTTAATTACGGAGCGGACGATTTTATCATGCGGCCGTTTGATTATTCTGAAGTGTATAGCAGAACCCGGGCGCAGCTTCGCTTGAGGGAATTGTATCTGCAGCTGCTGAAAGATGAACGGCTGAAAGTATTATTTGAGATGGCCGGCGCAGCGGCTCACGAATTGGCTCAGCCCGTAACGGGCGCCATGGCTTTAATTCAGGTCATTTTGGCTAAACGCGAAAAAGAAATAACAGATGTCGATACTGAAATGAAAATGTTATATGAGTGCCTTCAGCGCGCTACAGACGTTATACACAAGATTCAGCGGATCAGGAAATATGAAACGACAGCGTACGCGGGTTCAAGTCAAATCATTGATATTAACAAAGCCTCCGATTCAAACCGATAA
- a CDS encoding acyl-CoA thioesterase encodes MQAQKALPLSSWHIAFPNDANPHGTMFGGKVMAILDIQAGIVASHYCHKIVVTASTEAVDFRNPVKVGDRLETIARVVYVGNTSLVIKIDAYSENPLSGKRKHCTTAFFNMVALDEDGSPTPIPPLIVETEEEKRDFELAQLIKHNALERKKKVHQAMKDE; translated from the coding sequence ATGCAAGCACAAAAAGCGCTTCCCCTTAGCAGTTGGCACATAGCCTTCCCGAACGACGCGAATCCTCACGGCACCATGTTTGGCGGGAAAGTGATGGCGATCCTGGATATTCAAGCGGGAATCGTTGCATCCCATTATTGCCACAAGATCGTTGTTACCGCGTCAACGGAGGCGGTAGATTTCAGAAACCCGGTGAAGGTCGGGGATCGTTTGGAGACAATTGCGCGCGTGGTGTATGTCGGCAATACCTCGTTGGTGATCAAGATTGACGCTTATTCGGAGAACCCTTTATCGGGTAAGCGTAAGCATTGTACGACGGCCTTTTTCAATATGGTCGCTCTGGACGAAGACGGTTCGCCGACGCCAATTCCGCCGTTGATCGTCGAAACAGAGGAGGAAAAAAGGGACTTTGAATTGGCTCAGTTGATCAAACATAATGCGCTCGAGCGAAAGAAAAAAGTTCATCAAGCAATGAAAGACGAATAA